In one Pseudarthrobacter sp. NBSH8 genomic region, the following are encoded:
- the hutI gene encoding imidazolonepropionase produces the protein MSTLITNIAELMTQDLDHRVLKKAAVVIEGERIAWLGSAADAPAADDAVDAGGRAVLPGWVDSHTHLVFAGDRTAEFEARMAGESYSAGGIAVTMDATRRASDFDLTRLAMARVSEAVSQGTTYLETKTGYGLDIEHEARSARIASTVADEVTYLGAHLVPAGTDAEAYTDLVCGPMLDAVRPYVRWADVFCEEGAFTAEQSRRVLEACRASGLGIRVHGNQLGEGPGVQLAVELGAASVDHVNYLSARDVAALAESWSGWNPDSGAGDRGTVATCLPACDLSTRQPLAPGRELLDAGVQVALASNCNPGTSYTSSMAFNVATAVLQMRLSVHEAVRAATYGGALALHRETGHDADGARAVGSLAVGHRADLHMLNAPSATHLAYRPGMPLTFAVWRAGARAR, from the coding sequence ATGAGCACCCTGATCACCAATATCGCCGAGCTGATGACCCAGGACCTGGATCACCGCGTCCTAAAAAAGGCCGCCGTGGTGATCGAGGGCGAACGGATCGCCTGGCTCGGTTCCGCCGCGGATGCGCCGGCGGCCGATGACGCCGTGGACGCCGGCGGCCGGGCCGTTTTGCCGGGCTGGGTGGATTCGCACACGCACCTGGTCTTCGCTGGCGACCGCACCGCGGAGTTCGAGGCGCGGATGGCAGGGGAGTCGTATTCGGCCGGTGGTATCGCAGTCACCATGGACGCCACCCGGCGCGCGTCCGATTTCGACCTCACCCGGCTGGCCATGGCGCGTGTGTCCGAGGCCGTGTCGCAGGGTACCACCTACCTCGAAACCAAGACGGGGTACGGGCTGGACATTGAGCATGAGGCCCGGAGTGCCCGGATCGCCTCCACGGTCGCAGACGAAGTCACCTACCTGGGCGCCCACCTTGTCCCCGCGGGTACAGACGCGGAGGCCTACACCGATCTCGTCTGCGGGCCCATGCTCGACGCCGTCCGGCCCTACGTCCGGTGGGCGGACGTGTTCTGCGAGGAAGGCGCCTTCACTGCCGAGCAGTCCCGCCGTGTGCTGGAGGCGTGCCGCGCCTCGGGACTGGGGATCCGTGTCCACGGCAACCAGCTTGGCGAGGGGCCCGGCGTGCAGCTGGCGGTGGAACTCGGGGCAGCCAGCGTGGACCACGTGAACTACCTGTCGGCCCGTGACGTCGCGGCGCTCGCGGAAAGCTGGTCCGGCTGGAATCCGGACAGCGGTGCTGGTGACCGGGGCACCGTGGCAACCTGCCTACCCGCGTGCGATCTCTCCACCCGTCAGCCACTGGCCCCCGGGCGTGAACTTTTGGACGCAGGGGTGCAGGTGGCGCTGGCGTCCAATTGCAACCCGGGTACCTCGTACACCAGTTCCATGGCGTTCAACGTGGCGACGGCGGTGCTGCAGATGCGGCTCAGCGTCCACGAGGCGGTGCGGGCTGCAACCTATGGAGGCGCGCTGGCGCTGCACCGGGAGACAGGGCACGACGCCGACGGCGCACGGGCGGTGGGTTCGCTCGCCGTCGGGCACCGGGCAGACCTGCACATGCTCAACGCGCCCTCCGCCACGCACCTCGCCTACCGCCCGGGGATGCCGCTCACGTTCGCTGTGTGGCGGGCCGGTGCGCGGGCACGCTAA
- the tdh gene encoding L-threonine 3-dehydrogenase — protein MKALYKSGAHAGFELVDRPEPEAGPSDVKIRVMTTGICGTDLHIQSWDAWAQSMIEAPLIAGHEFYGEVVEIGDGVRDVKVGDRVSGEGHVVCGICRNCRAGRRQMCIHTLSVGVQRDGAFAEFVVIPETNVWVHHDPSITPELGAIFDPFGNAVHTALSFPLVGEDVLITGAGPIGLMAIAVARHAGARKIAITDVSKPRLDLARQLGVDLAIDVSTTRVKDAQRELGMREGFDIGMEMSGHPTALPEMINNMNHGGRIAMLGLPSQDITIDWGKVVTHMLTLKGIYGREMYETWYAMSAMLSSNPVLHAGISAVVTDKLPAAEWEKGFETARAGVGGKVVLDWTEL, from the coding sequence ATGAAGGCACTCTACAAGTCCGGTGCACACGCCGGGTTCGAGCTGGTTGACCGCCCCGAGCCCGAGGCCGGCCCCAGCGACGTCAAGATCCGGGTCATGACCACCGGGATCTGCGGCACGGACCTGCACATCCAGTCCTGGGATGCCTGGGCACAAAGCATGATCGAGGCGCCACTCATCGCCGGCCATGAGTTCTACGGTGAAGTCGTGGAAATCGGCGACGGCGTCCGCGACGTCAAGGTAGGAGATCGGGTTTCCGGCGAAGGCCACGTGGTCTGCGGGATCTGCCGAAACTGCCGCGCGGGGCGCCGCCAGATGTGCATCCACACCCTTAGTGTCGGCGTGCAGCGGGATGGCGCCTTCGCCGAGTTCGTGGTTATCCCCGAGACCAACGTCTGGGTCCACCATGATCCCTCCATCACGCCGGAACTGGGCGCCATTTTCGATCCGTTCGGCAATGCCGTACACACCGCCCTCAGTTTCCCGTTGGTGGGCGAGGACGTGCTGATCACCGGGGCCGGTCCAATTGGCCTGATGGCCATCGCGGTGGCCCGCCACGCCGGCGCACGCAAGATCGCCATCACCGATGTCTCCAAGCCCCGGCTCGATCTGGCACGCCAGCTCGGCGTGGACCTGGCCATCGACGTCTCCACCACGCGCGTCAAGGATGCCCAGCGTGAACTCGGCATGCGGGAGGGCTTCGACATCGGGATGGAAATGTCCGGCCACCCCACCGCCCTGCCTGAGATGATCAACAACATGAACCACGGCGGCCGCATTGCCATGCTCGGCCTGCCCAGCCAGGACATCACCATCGACTGGGGCAAAGTAGTCACGCACATGCTGACCCTGAAGGGCATCTACGGCCGGGAAATGTATGAGACCTGGTATGCCATGAGCGCCATGCTTTCTTCCAACCCCGTGCTGCACGCCGGCATCTCAGCGGTGGTGACGGACAAGCTTCCCGCCGCAGAGTGGGAAAAGGGCTTCGAGACCGCCCGCGCCGGCGTCGGCGGAAAAGTTGTCCTCGACTGGACCGAACTCTAA
- the gatB gene encoding Asp-tRNA(Asn)/Glu-tRNA(Gln) amidotransferase subunit GatB — protein MSTDATLSFEEAMEKYDPVLGFEVHVELNTRTKMFSSAPNVFGDEPNTNVNEVDLGMPGVLPVVNRIAIESSIKIGLALNCKIAESCTFARKQYFYPDTPKNFQTSQYEDPIAYDGYLDIELSDGTIFRVEIERAHMEEDAGKLTHMGGSAGRIQGADFSLVDYNRSGVPLVEIVTKPIEGAGSRAPELAKAYVAAVREIVKNLGVSDAKMERGNVRCDANVSLRPHGRERFGIRSETKNVNSLRAVEHAVRYEIQRHAAVLDAGNPVIQETRHWHEDTRTTTSGRPKSDADDYRYFPEPDLVPIVASREWVEELRATLPEPPAARRKRLQADWGYSDLEFRDVVNAGVMDEIEETIAAGAAASVARKWWMGEIVGRAKNADVDPGQLGVQPATIVELNRMVEDGRINNKMATEVLDGVLAGEGTPAEIVVKRGLAVVSDDGPLLEAIDAALAAQPDVADKIRAGKLQAIGAIVGGVMKATRGQADAGRVKELILAKLGVEG, from the coding sequence ATGAGCACTGACGCAACCCTGAGCTTTGAAGAGGCCATGGAGAAGTATGATCCCGTCCTGGGGTTCGAGGTCCACGTGGAACTCAATACCAGGACCAAGATGTTCTCCTCGGCGCCGAACGTCTTCGGCGACGAGCCGAACACCAACGTCAACGAGGTGGACCTGGGCATGCCCGGCGTGCTGCCGGTGGTCAACAGGATCGCGATCGAGTCCTCGATCAAGATCGGCCTTGCCTTGAACTGCAAAATCGCCGAATCCTGCACGTTCGCCCGGAAGCAGTACTTCTACCCGGACACTCCCAAAAACTTCCAGACGTCACAGTACGAGGACCCGATCGCGTACGACGGCTACCTGGACATCGAACTCTCGGACGGGACCATCTTCCGCGTCGAGATCGAGCGCGCCCACATGGAAGAGGACGCCGGCAAGCTGACCCACATGGGCGGGTCCGCCGGCCGTATCCAGGGTGCAGACTTCTCGCTGGTGGACTACAACCGATCCGGCGTTCCGCTGGTGGAGATTGTCACCAAGCCCATCGAGGGCGCCGGTTCCCGTGCCCCGGAGCTGGCCAAGGCCTACGTGGCGGCCGTCCGGGAGATCGTCAAGAACCTGGGCGTCTCGGACGCGAAGATGGAACGCGGCAACGTGCGCTGCGACGCGAACGTTTCGCTGCGCCCGCACGGCCGCGAACGCTTCGGCATCCGCTCTGAAACGAAGAACGTTAACTCGCTGCGCGCCGTCGAACACGCGGTCCGCTACGAGATCCAGCGGCACGCAGCTGTCCTGGACGCCGGCAACCCGGTCATCCAGGAAACGCGCCACTGGCACGAGGACACCCGCACCACCACCTCGGGCCGTCCCAAGTCGGACGCCGATGACTACCGCTACTTCCCGGAGCCTGACCTGGTTCCGATCGTTGCGTCCCGCGAATGGGTCGAGGAGCTCCGCGCCACCCTGCCCGAGCCGCCGGCGGCCCGCCGCAAGCGCCTGCAGGCCGACTGGGGCTACTCGGACCTGGAATTCCGCGACGTCGTCAACGCCGGCGTGATGGATGAGATCGAAGAAACCATCGCCGCAGGAGCCGCTGCCTCCGTGGCCCGGAAGTGGTGGATGGGCGAGATCGTTGGCCGTGCCAAGAACGCCGACGTCGATCCCGGCCAGCTGGGCGTGCAGCCCGCCACCATCGTGGAGCTGAACCGGATGGTCGAGGACGGCAGGATCAACAACAAGATGGCCACCGAGGTCCTGGACGGCGTGCTCGCCGGCGAAGGCACCCCGGCGGAGATTGTTGTGAAGCGCGGCCTCGCCGTTGTTTCCGACGACGGACCCCTGCTCGAAGCCATCGACGCCGCACTCGCCGCGCAGCCCGACGTCGCCGACAAGATCCGGGCCGGCAAACTCCAGGCGATCGGCGCGATCGTTGGCGGCGTAATGAAGGCCACCCGCGGGCAGGCCGACGCCGGCCGTGTCAAGGAGCTGATCCTGGCCAAGCTCGGCGTTGAAGGCTAG
- a CDS encoding DeoR/GlpR family DNA-binding transcription regulator, with protein MTRTDRLTAILDILAKTGQVEVEEIVTQLAVSPATARRDLDSLAKRRLLTRTRGGATTGALAYDLPGRYNRDDHAEAKEQIAQAAAALIFPGAVIGLCGGTTSTALAQILATREDLNAPGHQSTLTVVTNAINIAAQLAVRPNIKVMVTGGILNPRSYELVGPYTDIIMQKVVMDIAFIGVNGIDPEVGPTNTGEGEASVNALLASRARISYVLADSSKVGVRAFATMDGYAFTRLITDSGISAEDKAAFEANGTEVIVAPH; from the coding sequence ATGACCCGCACTGACCGCCTGACGGCCATTCTGGACATCCTCGCCAAGACCGGCCAGGTGGAGGTGGAGGAGATTGTCACGCAGCTTGCGGTCTCGCCAGCCACGGCACGGCGTGATCTGGACAGCCTGGCCAAGCGACGGCTGCTGACCCGCACCCGGGGCGGAGCCACCACCGGCGCCTTGGCCTACGACCTTCCTGGACGGTACAACCGTGACGACCACGCCGAAGCCAAGGAACAGATCGCCCAGGCCGCCGCCGCCCTGATTTTCCCCGGCGCGGTGATCGGGCTGTGCGGCGGCACCACCAGTACGGCCTTGGCGCAGATCCTGGCCACGCGCGAGGACCTCAACGCTCCCGGCCACCAGTCCACCCTGACGGTGGTCACTAACGCCATCAACATCGCTGCGCAGTTGGCTGTCCGCCCCAACATCAAGGTCATGGTGACCGGCGGCATCCTGAACCCCCGCTCGTACGAACTGGTGGGACCGTACACCGACATCATTATGCAGAAGGTGGTCATGGACATCGCCTTCATCGGCGTGAACGGCATCGACCCCGAGGTCGGTCCCACCAATACGGGGGAGGGCGAAGCGTCAGTCAATGCCCTGCTGGCCAGCCGGGCCCGGATCTCGTACGTGCTGGCCGACTCCTCGAAGGTGGGCGTCAGAGCCTTTGCCACCATGGATGGCTACGCGTTCACCCGCCTGATCACCGATTCCGGTATCTCCGCCGAGGACAAGGCGGCGTTCGAAGCCAATGGCACCGAAGTGATTGTGGCCCCGCACTAA
- a CDS encoding LysR family transcriptional regulator has product MEIHQLEILRELGALGSVKAVAETLMVTPSAVSQQLALLQRNIDVPLTRKEGRNLVLTEAGQVLADAGAAVVSAMADARTAIGAYHGSPVGPVTISGFHSAGQALFAPLARMLDAPGQPRVQLSDADVAQQDFPALTARYDLVLAHRMDHSPRWPQERVAVIPLAHEPLDVALPAGHPLADRDTVTAADVVGEPWVTSHTGYSPADVLSAVAAVSSRELNIVHRINDYSTVAALVAAGGVLGLLPRHTAQPVLNPGIVLRPLEGISTRRRIDILARPENLKRRSVMIVCEALQAIMTGLVEQGGQAHQGGS; this is encoded by the coding sequence ATGGAAATTCATCAGCTGGAAATCCTCCGCGAACTGGGCGCTCTGGGCAGCGTGAAGGCGGTGGCGGAGACGCTGATGGTCACGCCGTCCGCCGTGTCCCAGCAACTGGCCCTGCTGCAGCGCAACATTGACGTTCCGCTGACCCGGAAAGAGGGCCGCAACCTGGTGCTGACGGAGGCCGGCCAGGTTCTCGCCGACGCAGGTGCCGCCGTCGTCAGTGCCATGGCGGACGCCCGGACCGCGATCGGCGCCTATCACGGCTCGCCCGTTGGGCCCGTGACCATCAGCGGTTTCCACAGTGCGGGCCAGGCGCTGTTCGCGCCGCTTGCACGCATGCTGGACGCGCCCGGCCAGCCGCGGGTCCAGCTTTCCGACGCGGACGTCGCGCAGCAGGATTTCCCGGCACTGACGGCGCGGTACGACCTGGTACTGGCGCACCGGATGGACCACAGCCCGCGCTGGCCCCAGGAGCGTGTGGCGGTGATCCCACTGGCACATGAACCGCTGGATGTCGCCTTGCCGGCCGGGCATCCACTGGCGGACCGGGACACCGTCACCGCGGCCGACGTCGTGGGCGAACCGTGGGTGACCAGCCACACCGGATACTCCCCCGCGGACGTCCTCTCCGCCGTTGCGGCCGTCTCCAGCAGGGAACTGAACATCGTCCACCGGATTAACGACTACTCCACCGTGGCCGCCCTGGTCGCGGCGGGCGGTGTGCTGGGCCTGCTGCCGCGACATACGGCGCAGCCCGTGCTCAACCCGGGCATTGTGCTGCGCCCGCTCGAGGGCATCAGCACCCGGCGGCGGATCGACATCCTGGCCCGCCCGGAGAACCTGAAGCGCCGCTCCGTGATGATTGTGTGCGAGGCGCTGCAGGCGATCATGACGGGACTGGTGGAACAGGGCGGCCAGGCCCACCAGGGTGGCAGTTAA
- a CDS encoding VOC family protein, which produces MRMDHVSYACEQDGLVATTERISSALGVEAVKGGVHPRFGTRNMIIPLAGHKYLEVVEVLNHPASDKAPFGQAVRARSEAGGGWMGWCVEVDDLAPFEDRLGRAAVNGNRKFPDGRELVWKQIGILGLIADPQVPYMLKWEGDPALHPSNAYESNVKMSCLTIAGSAARVTEWLGEPVEKPLEDVAVDWVAPHGTPGILSVTFETATGAVTI; this is translated from the coding sequence ATGCGCATGGATCACGTCTCTTACGCCTGTGAACAAGATGGCCTCGTTGCCACCACCGAACGTATTTCGTCCGCCCTCGGCGTTGAAGCCGTGAAGGGCGGGGTGCACCCCCGGTTTGGAACCCGGAACATGATTATTCCCCTCGCCGGCCACAAATACCTGGAAGTTGTGGAGGTCCTGAACCACCCGGCATCGGACAAGGCACCCTTCGGGCAAGCTGTCCGGGCCCGGTCCGAAGCCGGCGGCGGCTGGATGGGCTGGTGCGTCGAAGTGGACGACCTCGCCCCGTTCGAAGACCGACTGGGCCGTGCCGCAGTCAACGGCAACCGCAAGTTCCCGGACGGCCGCGAGCTGGTCTGGAAGCAGATCGGCATCCTGGGCCTGATCGCAGACCCGCAGGTCCCGTACATGCTCAAGTGGGAGGGCGATCCCGCCCTGCACCCGTCAAATGCCTATGAGAGCAACGTCAAGATGAGCTGCCTGACCATAGCCGGTTCCGCCGCACGCGTGACGGAATGGCTGGGTGAACCCGTCGAGAAGCCCCTGGAGGACGTCGCCGTTGACTGGGTGGCTCCGCATGGAACACCGGGCATCCTGTCAGTGACCTTCGAAACCGCCACCGGTGCAGTCACCATCTGA
- a CDS encoding glycine C-acetyltransferase has protein sequence MYTAIKDQLQAELDHIRTAGLFKTERSINSPQSSHVTAGQIGQPGATVLNFCANNYLGLADHPDIITAAKEAMDSRGFGMASVRFICGTQDLHLELEARVSRFLGTEDTILFSSCFDANGGVFESLFGPEDAIISDALNHASIIDGIRLCKAQRFRYANQDMADLESKLVEAKNARRKIIVTDGVFSMDGYLAPLEAICDLAEKHDALVMVDDSHAVGFMGATGAGTPEHAGVSQRVDIYTGTFGKALGGASGGYVSGRSEVVAMLRQKARPYLFSNSLAPAIVAATIKALDLVENSGDLRTRLFENALLFRRRMTEEGFELLDGEHAIVPVMFGDAVLAAKVADQMLQHGVFVTAFSFPVVPRGAARIRVQLSASHSADDVEACVGAFVASRAAVAG, from the coding sequence ATGTACACCGCCATCAAGGACCAGCTGCAGGCTGAACTGGACCACATCCGCACCGCCGGGCTTTTCAAAACCGAACGCAGCATCAACTCCCCGCAGTCCAGCCACGTCACGGCCGGACAGATCGGCCAGCCGGGCGCCACCGTCCTGAACTTCTGCGCCAACAACTACCTGGGCCTCGCGGACCACCCGGACATCATCACCGCTGCCAAAGAGGCCATGGACTCACGGGGCTTCGGCATGGCCAGCGTCCGCTTCATCTGCGGTACCCAGGACCTGCACCTGGAACTGGAAGCCAGGGTCTCCAGGTTCCTCGGCACCGAGGACACCATCCTGTTCTCCAGCTGCTTCGATGCCAACGGCGGCGTCTTCGAATCCCTCTTCGGCCCCGAGGACGCCATCATCTCCGACGCCCTCAACCACGCCTCCATCATCGACGGCATCCGGCTCTGCAAGGCCCAGCGGTTCCGCTACGCCAACCAGGACATGGCGGACCTCGAGTCCAAGCTCGTTGAAGCGAAGAATGCACGCCGCAAGATCATCGTCACCGATGGGGTGTTCTCCATGGACGGCTACCTGGCACCGCTGGAAGCCATCTGCGACCTCGCCGAGAAGCACGACGCCCTGGTGATGGTGGACGATTCCCACGCCGTCGGTTTTATGGGTGCCACCGGCGCCGGAACCCCCGAGCACGCCGGCGTGTCCCAGCGCGTGGACATCTACACCGGAACGTTCGGCAAGGCCCTGGGCGGCGCGTCCGGCGGCTACGTGTCCGGCCGCAGTGAAGTGGTGGCCATGCTCCGCCAGAAAGCGCGCCCGTACCTGTTCTCCAACTCCCTGGCCCCCGCGATCGTCGCGGCGACTATTAAGGCCCTTGACCTGGTGGAGAACTCCGGTGACCTGCGGACCCGGCTGTTCGAGAATGCCCTGCTGTTCCGCCGCCGGATGACCGAGGAGGGCTTCGAACTCCTGGACGGCGAACACGCGATTGTTCCCGTGATGTTCGGGGATGCCGTGCTGGCCGCCAAGGTGGCGGACCAGATGCTCCAGCACGGCGTTTTCGTCACGGCGTTCAGCTTCCCGGTTGTTCCGCGCGGCGCGGCCCGGATCCGTGTGCAGCTTTCAGCGTCGCACTCAGCGGACGACGTCGAAGCCTGCGTGGGTGCGTTCGTCGCCAGCCGTGCGGCGGTAGCAGGCTGA
- a CDS encoding CPBP family intramembrane glutamic endopeptidase: protein MLVPSRRRLRIEVWIVLGLSLGQSAVYSVVQLLDKMTRAPLAEGTSTLNRSQSPREYFDLTYQLLDIIFALVPVLLVIYFLTDQRQSSAGVSSQGGSAFRKLGFNFARPGRDLLQGFGLAALIGIPSLGLYAAGRALGITTAIIPSALDSYWWTIPVLILSALRHAVVEEVIVVGYLLDRFGKFGWSVPLAIFASSMLRGSYHLYQGFGPFIGNAVMGVMFAWLYTKTKRVMPLVIAHALLDIVAFVGFSLFGRAVGLG from the coding sequence ATGTTGGTTCCCTCCCGCCGTCGGCTGCGGATCGAAGTCTGGATTGTGCTGGGTCTTTCCCTGGGGCAGTCCGCCGTCTACTCGGTGGTGCAGCTGCTGGACAAGATGACCCGGGCCCCGCTGGCCGAAGGCACGTCCACGCTGAACCGGTCACAGAGCCCGCGCGAATACTTCGACCTTACATACCAGCTGCTGGACATCATTTTCGCCCTGGTGCCCGTGCTGCTGGTTATCTACTTCCTCACGGACCAGCGGCAATCCAGTGCCGGCGTGAGCTCCCAGGGCGGTTCGGCTTTCCGGAAGCTGGGCTTCAACTTCGCCCGGCCGGGCCGTGACCTGTTGCAGGGCTTTGGCCTGGCGGCGCTGATCGGGATCCCGTCACTGGGCCTCTACGCAGCGGGGCGTGCGCTGGGGATCACCACGGCTATCATCCCCAGCGCACTCGACTCATACTGGTGGACAATTCCCGTCCTGATTCTTTCGGCGCTGCGGCACGCCGTGGTGGAGGAAGTCATCGTGGTGGGCTACCTCCTGGACCGCTTCGGCAAGTTCGGCTGGAGCGTGCCCCTGGCCATCTTCGCCAGCTCGATGCTCCGCGGCAGCTACCACCTGTACCAGGGCTTCGGGCCGTTCATCGGCAACGCCGTGATGGGTGTGATGTTCGCCTGGCTCTACACGAAGACCAAACGGGTGATGCCGCTGGTCATCGCGCACGCGCTGCTGGACATCGTGGCGTTCGTTGGCTTCAGCCTCTTTGGCCGGGCCGTGGGACTGGGGTAA
- a CDS encoding histidine phosphatase family protein, with protein MSAPGKIFMIRHGQSAANVDTSIYNRVPDYRIPLTPQGLAQATAAGERIRRELDGRQVCVYVSPYLRAHQTLEALNLGNLTERVIEEPRLREQDWANFQITGDIEDQKELRNAYGHFFYRFREGESGSDVYDRISSFMETLYRHWSKPDYAPNTLLVTHGLTMRLFCMRWFHWSVEYFESLNNPDNAAVRTLLQTDLGKYELDVPFSQWVDRRVDETVLDAPPMIF; from the coding sequence ATGAGCGCGCCAGGGAAAATCTTCATGATCCGGCACGGCCAGTCCGCGGCCAATGTCGATACGTCCATCTACAACAGGGTCCCGGACTACCGGATTCCGCTGACTCCCCAGGGCCTGGCGCAGGCCACGGCTGCCGGCGAACGGATCCGCCGCGAGCTGGACGGCCGGCAGGTCTGCGTCTACGTATCCCCGTACCTTCGGGCGCACCAGACCCTGGAGGCACTGAATCTCGGCAATCTCACGGAACGGGTGATCGAAGAGCCACGCCTCCGTGAGCAGGACTGGGCCAATTTCCAGATCACCGGCGACATCGAAGACCAGAAGGAACTACGCAACGCCTACGGCCATTTCTTCTACCGGTTCCGGGAGGGCGAATCCGGCTCCGACGTCTACGACCGGATCTCATCCTTTATGGAGACGCTCTACCGCCACTGGTCCAAACCGGACTACGCCCCCAACACCTTGCTGGTAACCCACGGGCTCACCATGCGGCTGTTCTGCATGCGCTGGTTCCACTGGTCGGTGGAGTATTTCGAATCCCTAAACAATCCGGACAATGCCGCGGTGCGGACGCTTCTGCAAACGGACCTGGGCAAGTACGAACTCGACGTTCCGTTCAGCCAGTGGGTGGACCGCCGCGTGGACGAGACCGTCCTGGACGCGCCGCCGATGATCTTCTAG
- a CDS encoding FAD-binding oxidoreductase: MAAHYDVLIVGGGIAGLSLASALAGSCSVALVEAEQELAYHTSSRSARQLIPSYGPEVVQELTVRTLQLMAARDAQLPEPVLTPRSFMLIGTAESVRAEASGHMSPITHHRALELCPALVPGTFSAAGLDTGSFGCNAPLLLADHRHCAEAAGADIITGARVHSAQRLGSGWEIGAGQEAFEAGVLVNAAGAWAEEIAVISGVEKLGMQPYRRTAAIVDVEHPLPGHSPMVAAADNSFYFRREGTEVLISPSETVPSGPEDARPRPGDVERLIVKLNELTTLGIRGVRRAWTGLRTEAADGVPVAGFDAEAPGFYWLAGQGGYGFQTSSAMAELAAAQILAGQGTGHGTVPDHHPASRTAEALAATRWSIRR, from the coding sequence ATGGCAGCACACTACGACGTCCTGATTGTGGGCGGCGGCATCGCCGGCCTGTCCCTGGCCTCCGCGCTCGCGGGCAGCTGCAGCGTGGCGCTGGTGGAAGCGGAGCAGGAGCTGGCGTACCACACGTCCTCCCGCTCCGCCCGCCAGCTTATTCCGAGTTACGGCCCTGAGGTGGTCCAGGAACTCACGGTCCGGACCCTGCAGCTGATGGCGGCCCGGGACGCGCAACTGCCCGAACCTGTCCTGACACCGCGGAGTTTTATGCTCATCGGCACCGCCGAGTCCGTCCGCGCCGAGGCCAGCGGCCACATGAGTCCCATCACGCACCACCGGGCACTGGAGCTTTGCCCTGCGCTGGTCCCCGGGACTTTCTCCGCCGCAGGCCTGGACACCGGATCCTTCGGCTGCAACGCCCCGCTGCTGCTGGCCGACCACCGGCACTGTGCAGAAGCCGCCGGCGCCGACATCATCACTGGGGCACGGGTGCATTCCGCCCAACGGCTGGGCTCGGGCTGGGAGATCGGGGCCGGTCAGGAAGCCTTTGAGGCCGGTGTGCTGGTCAACGCGGCCGGCGCCTGGGCCGAGGAAATCGCCGTGATCAGCGGTGTGGAGAAGCTCGGGATGCAGCCGTACCGGCGCACTGCGGCGATTGTCGACGTCGAACATCCCCTGCCCGGGCACAGCCCCATGGTGGCGGCAGCGGACAACTCGTTCTATTTCCGCCGGGAGGGCACCGAGGTGCTGATCTCGCCGTCGGAAACGGTACCCAGCGGACCAGAGGACGCCCGGCCCCGGCCCGGTGATGTCGAGCGGCTGATCGTGAAGCTGAACGAGCTGACCACGTTGGGAATCCGCGGAGTCCGGAGGGCATGGACGGGGCTCCGGACCGAGGCGGCCGACGGCGTCCCGGTAGCCGGGTTCGACGCCGAAGCCCCGGGGTTCTACTGGCTTGCCGGTCAGGGCGGATACGGCTTCCAGACCTCATCGGCCATGGCGGAGCTCGCCGCTGCACAGATCCTGGCCGGGCAGGGCACCGGTCACGGTACCGTCCCGGACCACCATCCGGCATCCCGGACAGCGGAGGCGCTGGCGGCCACGCGCTGGTCCATCCGGCGCTGA